Below is a window of Syntrophomonas wolfei subsp. wolfei str. Goettingen G311 DNA.
CAACTTCAATTTTATCGGCACACCAATTACATTGGCGTCTTTTTTTGCGTCGATCCTTTTTCAATTAATCTGCCTCCTCTGACTAGAAAGGTATATCCTCATCTTCGTGCTGGTCAACCAGATCGATGTTATCCATGTTTACTTCTCGTCCCAAATCGCTCCAGTTGTCATCAAAATCTCGTTTGCTGGTCTTATCAGCATAGTCAGGGGTTGAGCCTCTACTCCCTGCCGGTTTCCCCATGAAACGGACATCTTCCGCCACTACTTCGGTAACCCAGCGTCTTTGTCCTTCTTGATTGTCATAAGTTCTAACCTGTATCCTTCCTTCAATCGCTACCAAACTACCCTTGTTCAGGTAGTTAGCACAATTTTCCGCCTGCTTGGCCCAAACCACGATAGGAATAAAGTCAGTTTCCTCCCGTTTGTACTTGCGGTCAACCGCCAATGTAAAAGTGGCCACAGCAGTCCCGTTCTGGGTATAACGAAGTTCCGGATCTTTGGTCAATCGACCAATCAAGATAACCCGATTCAGCATGGCTTTCCCCCCTGTTCCCCTAAAAACAATATAATCATGCGTTATTTTTCATCCTGGCGAATAATGATGTGGCGCAAAAAGTTCTCCGAAATTTTGATAATCCTGTCCAATTCATCGACAGTTTCCGGCTTGCCTTTGAAATACCACAGGCTATAAATACCTTCTACATAATCGTCAATGGCATAGGCAAGTCGTTTTTTGCCCCACCCGTCTGCTGCATTAATGAATTCACCGCCAAAATCGGCTATGATCTTCTGCAGTCTTTCTTTGGTTTCCAAAACTTGTTCTTCTTCCAAATCAGGTCTGAGGACAAACATCATTTCGTATGTGCGCATCGTTACACCTCCTCCCTACGGACTAATCCATGGCATGGATTTCGGCCCCGTTCTTACCCGGGGCAGGGACTTCAATTGATTATACCAGTATTGTAAATTTGTTGCAAGAAAAAACACCAGTAAAAAAACAGAATTGACCGCGTCCTCCCCTGGCCATTATGCGGCACTTTAAGAAGCCCGGTCAACTAAAAAAAGCTAGTAGTAAAGCCGTTTAAATTA
It encodes the following:
- a CDS encoding single-stranded DNA-binding protein, giving the protein MLNRVILIGRLTKDPELRYTQNGTAVATFTLAVDRKYKREETDFIPIVVWAKQAENCANYLNKGSLVAIEGRIQVRTYDNQEGQRRWVTEVVAEDVRFMGKPAGSRGSTPDYADKTSKRDFDDNWSDLGREVNMDNIDLVDQHEDEDIPF
- the rpsF gene encoding 30S ribosomal protein S6, translated to MRTYEMMFVLRPDLEEEQVLETKERLQKIIADFGGEFINAADGWGKKRLAYAIDDYVEGIYSLWYFKGKPETVDELDRIIKISENFLRHIIIRQDEK